The Nocardioides sp. S5 genome includes a window with the following:
- a CDS encoding IclR family transcriptional regulator produces MPFLQDLYERTHETVHLGIREGQEVVYIAKIGGRRQARAPSRAGGRMPLHCTAIGKALLAFGDSSLRREVLTGSLERRTPHTVVAPGLLRRQLAQVVKSGVAFEYEESAPGINCVAAPVFGPGNELMAALSLTGPTSRFRPGAHSLTIRAAASALTATLTSAAQ; encoded by the coding sequence ATGCCGTTCTTGCAGGATCTTTACGAGAGGACCCACGAGACCGTGCACCTGGGCATCCGCGAAGGACAGGAGGTCGTCTACATCGCGAAGATCGGCGGCCGCCGTCAAGCTCGCGCACCCTCTCGCGCTGGTGGTCGGATGCCGTTGCATTGCACGGCCATCGGTAAGGCCCTGCTCGCCTTCGGCGATTCCTCGCTCCGTCGTGAGGTCCTCACGGGGTCGTTGGAGCGTCGCACGCCGCACACGGTCGTCGCCCCTGGTCTGCTTCGTCGTCAACTAGCTCAAGTCGTGAAGTCCGGCGTCGCTTTCGAGTACGAGGAGTCGGCCCCGGGCATCAATTGTGTAGCGGCGCCGGTATTCGGACCTGGCAACGAACTCATGGCCGCGCTCAGCCTCACCGGTCCGACCAGCCGGTTCCGCCCGGGCGCACACTCCTTAACCATTCGCGCCGCTGCATCGGCGCTTACCGCCACCTTGACGAGTGCCGCACAGTGA